A single region of the Pygocentrus nattereri isolate fPygNat1 chromosome 27, fPygNat1.pri, whole genome shotgun sequence genome encodes:
- the fbxl20 gene encoding F-box/LRR-repeat protein 20, whose amino-acid sequence MGKEVNGVSRSRFEMFSSSDEAIINKKLPKELLLRIFSFLDVVTLCRCAQVSRSWNVLALDGSNWQRIDLFDFQRDIEGRVVENISKRCGGFLRKLSLRGCLGVGDSALRTFAQNCRNIELLSLNGCTKITDSTCNSLSKFCPKLKHLDLASCTSITNLSLKALSEGCPLLEQLNISWCDQVTKDGVQALVRCCPGLKGLFLKGCTQLEDEALKHIGAHCPELVTLNLQTCSQITDEGLITICRGCHRLQSLCVSGCANITDAILNALGQNCPRLRILEVARCSQLTDVGFTTLARNCHELEKMDLEECVQITDATLIQLSIHCPRLQVLSLSHCELITDDGIRHLGSGPCAHDRLEVIELDNCPLITDASLEHLKTCHSLDRIELYDCQQITRAGIKRLRTHLPNIKVHAYFAPVTPPPSVGGSRQRFCRCCILL is encoded by the exons CGCTTTGAG ATGTTCTCAAGCAGCGACGAGGCCATCATCAATAAGAAGCTGCCCAAGGAGCTGTTGTTACG aATTTTTTCCTTCTTGGATGTGGTCACACTTTGCCGCTGTGCACAAGTGTCTCGA tcCTGGAACGTGTTGGCGCTGGACGGCAGTAACTGGCAGCGGATCGACCTCTTTGACTTCCAGAGGGACATTGAG GGCCGTGTGGTGGAGAACATTTCGAAGCGATGTGGAGGCTTCCTGAGGAAGCTCAGTCTGAGGGGGTGTTTAGGTGTTGGAGACAGTGCACTCAG AACGTTTGCCCAGAACTGCAGGAACATTGAGCTGCTCAGTCTAAACGGCTGCACTAAGATCACTGACAG CACCTGTAACAGTCTGAGTAAATTCTGTCCCAAGCTGAAGCACCTGGACCTCGCCTCCTGCACCTCAATCACCAACCTGTCCCTCAAAGCGCTCAG tgaGGGGTGTCCGCTGTTGGAGCAGTTAAATATCTCCTGGTGTGACCAGGTGACCAAAGATGGTGTCCAGGCGCTTGTTCGCTGCTGCCCGGGACTGAAGGGCCTCTTCCTCAAGGGCTGCACACAG tTGGAAGACGAGGCCTTAAAGCACATTGGTGCTCACTGTCCAGAACTGGTGACCCTCAACCTGCAGACGTGTTCA CAGATCACAGATGAAGGTTTGATAACGATTTGTCGTGGGTGCCATCGACTGCAGTCTCTATGTGTTTCCGGCTGCGCAAACATCACAGACGCTATCCTCAACGCTTTGGGCCAAAACTGCCCTCGTCTCAG AATACTAGAAGTGGCTCGTTGTTCACAACTCACAGATGTGGGTTTCACCACACTGGCACGG AATTGTCATGAGCTGGAGAAGATGGATCTGGAGGAATGTGTACAG aTTACAGACGCCACCCTCATCCAGTTGTCCATACACTGCCCTCGGCTCCAGGTTCTG AGTCTGTCCCATTGCGAGTTGATCACGGATGATGGGATCCGTCACCTGGGTAGCGGTCCGTGTGCCCATGACCGTCTGGAGGTGATCGAGCTGGACAACTGCCCGTTAATCACAGACGCTTCGCTGGAGCACCTTAAAACCTGCCACAGCCTCGACCGCATCGAACTCTACGACTGCCAACAGATCACTCGCGCTGGAATCAAGCGACTGAGG aCTCACTTACCCAACATTAAAGTCCACGCCTACTTTGCACCAGTGACTCCGCCCCCCTCCGTAGGCGGGAGCCGTCAGAGGTTTTGCCGCTGCTGCATTTTGCTATGA